The Marinobacter szutsaonensis sequence GGCTGCCTTTTTTCTTCACGCCGTCGAGTACGTCGGGGCGCCAGCGGCGGGCCAGTTCTTTGACGGTGGAGACATCGAGGTTACGGTAATGGAAGAAGGCCTCGAGTTCCGGCATGTACTTCACCAGGAAGCGGCGGTCCTGGCCGATGCTGTTGCCGCACAGGGGTGATTCGCCGGGGCCCACGTGTTTTTTCAGGAACGCGAGGGTTTCCTGTTCGGCTGCCGATTCGGTGATGGTGCTTTCTTTGACGCGTTTGGTGAGGCCGCTGGCTCCGTGGGTGTTGGTGCACCATTCGTCCATGGCCTCGAGGAGGCT is a genomic window containing:
- the orn gene encoding oligoribonuclease; this translates as MAEGNRLVWIDLEMTGLDPEKERIIEMATIITDAELNIIAEGPVIAIHQPDSLLEAMDEWCTNTHGASGLTKRVKESTITESAAEQETLAFLKKHVGPGESPLCGNSIGQDRRFLVKYMPELEAFFHYRNLDVSTVKELARRWRPDVLDGVKKKGSHLALDDIRDSINELRHYRDHFFKV